One genomic region from Populus nigra chromosome 8, ddPopNigr1.1, whole genome shotgun sequence encodes:
- the LOC133701290 gene encoding protein NETWORKED 3C-like encodes MEEQDKDDNSASFSWWSDSHKRPQQSQWLQATLSDLDNKTKTILNIIQDDGDSFAKRAEMFYQRRPELINLVHDLHKSYRSLAEKYDQLRSECVYVSHLRSISSSSSLNSSKQVQLFQARNEENAGSTKSEARTSLPDSVAEEKYSIRRENESMSSEQYKILKTDRDDDRNVNGSGLEKIINGIGLNGNIDGGDFQMKSLEKEKLRNELRLQVSELIDDSLQQQSELIRRNDEKREVIKHLRAQISRLMEESRVLKSYLPSYKVDMKRNTKSHVSKLKGLNCIGNFEG; translated from the exons ATGGAGGAGCAGGACAAAGATGACAATTCCGCTTCTTTTTCATGGTGGTCTGATAGCCATAAGCGTCCTCAACAATCCCAATGGCTTCAAGCTACCCTCTCAG ATTTGGATAACAAGACTAAAACGATCCTAAATATTATACAAGACGATGGGGATTCATTTGCAAAGAGAGCTGAGATGTTTTATCAGAGAAGACCGGAGCTTATAAACCTGGTGCACGACTTGCACAAATCCTACCGTTCTTTAGCAGAAAAGTACGATCAACTTAGATCTGAATGCGTTTATGTTTCCCATTTGAGATCAATATCATCCTCTTCGTCATTAAACTCCTCCAAACAAGTTCAACTCTTCCAGGCACGTAACGAAGAAAATGCTGGAAGCACCAAATCGGAAGCACGGACTTCCCTTCCTGACTCGGTTGCGGAGGAAAAATATAGCATTAGACGGGAAAATGAGTCCATGTCAAGTGAACAATACAAGATCCTGAAGACCGATCGTGATGATGACAGGAACGTTAATGGAAGTGGGCTGGAAAAGATCATTAATGGTATTGGATTGAATGGAAACATTGATGGCGGTGATTTCCAAATGAAAAGCCTCGAAAAGGAGAAACTGCGGAACGAATTAAGGCTTCAGGTCTCAGAACTTATAGATGATAGTTTGCAGCAGCAGAGTGAGCTAATAAGGAGAAATGACGAGAAGAGAGAAGTGATCAAGCATCTTCGTGCCCAAATCAGCAGGCTAATGGAAGAGAGCAGGGTCCTGAAGAGTTATCTACCAAGCTACAAGGTGGATATGAAGCGGAACACCAAATCTCATGTATCAAAGCTGAAGGGGCTAAATTGCATTGGCAATTTTGAGGGCTAA
- the LOC133701475 gene encoding RNA polymerase II C-terminal domain phosphatase-like 3, whose protein sequence is MGKNETASAAANGSGKMEDVEEGEISDTASVEEISEDDFNKQEVVVVKETPSSTTNNNNNSKQKVWTVRDLYKYQVGGGYMSGLYNLAWAQAVQNKPLNELFVEVEVDDSSQKSSVSSVNSSKEDKRTVVIDDSGDEMDVVKVIDIEKEEGELEEGEIDLDSEGKSEGGMVSVDTEKRVKSIREDLESVSVIKDDKSFEAVCLKLHNALESLKELVRVNENGFPSKDSLVRLLFTAIGAVNSFFSSMNQKLKEQNKGVFMRFLSLVNSHDPSFFSPEHTKEIELMVSSLDSHDILSSSSAGEERETQVSGKVNERDNDSLSKTAGYDLTTMNRLPSAAESFVHNKPNFSIEPPKPGVPSFKSRGVLLPLLDLKKFHDEDSLPSPTRETAPSFPVQRLLPIGDGMISSGLPVPKVASFTEEPRVHPYETDALKAVSSYQQKFNLNSFFTNELPSPTPSEESGNGDGDTAGEVSSSSTVNYRTVNPPVSDRKSASPSPPPPPPPPPPPPPHLNNSCIRVVIPTRNSAPVSSGTSSTVKASAKSRDPRLRYVNTDASALDQNQCTLLMVNNPPRAEPSGAIAGSRKQKIEEDVLDGTLLKRQRNSFDNFGVVRDIRSMTGTGGWLEDTDMAEPQTVNKNQWAENAEPGQRINNGVVCPSTGSVMSNVSCSGNVQVPVMGINTIAGSEQAPVTSTTTASLPDLLKDITVNPTMLINILKMGQQQRLALDGQQKLADPAKSTSHPPSSNSVLGAIPEVNAVSSLPSGILPRSAGKAQVPSQIATTDESGKIRMKPRDPRRVLHNNALQRAGSLGSEQFKTTTLTSTTQGTKDNQNLQKQEGLAELKPVVPPDISSPFTKSLKNIADIVSVSQTCTTPPFVSQNVASQPVQIKSDRVDGKTGISNSDQKMGPASSPEVVAASSLSQNTWEDVEHLFEGYDDQQKAAIQRERARRIEEQKKLFAARKLCLVLDLDHTLLNSAKFVEVDPVHDEILRKKEEQDREKPYRHLFRFPHMGMWTKLRPGIWNFLEKASKLYELHLYTMGNKLYATEMAKVLDPKGVLFAGRVVSRGDDGDLLDGDERVPKSKDLEGVLGMESGVVIIDDSLRVWPHNKLNLIVVERYIYFPCSRRQFGLPGPSLLEIDHDERPEDGTLACSLAVIERIHQNFFTHHSLDEADVRNILASEQRKILAGCRIVFSRVFPVGEVNPHLHPLWQSAEQFGAVCTNQIDEQVTHVVANSLGTDKVNWALSTGRFVVHPGWVEASALLYRRANEQDFAIKP, encoded by the exons ATGGGTAAAAATGAGACCGCTTCCGCCGCCGCCAACGGTAGTGGTAAAATGGAAGACGTGGAAGAAGGGGAAATATCGGATACAGCGTCAGTGGAAGAGATCAGTGAAGATGATTTTAATAAGCAAGAAGTTGTTGTAGTGAAAGAAACACCATCATCCActaccaacaacaacaacaacagcaaacAGAAAGTTTGGACGGTGAGAGATCTGTACAAGTATCAAGTTGGAGGTGGATACATGTCTGGCTTGTATAATCTTGCTTGGGCACAAGCTGTTCAAAATAAGCCATTAAATGAGCTGTTTGTTGAGGTGGAAGTTGATGATAGTTCCCAGAAATCATCGGTGTCTTCTGTGAATAGTAGTAAAGAAGATAAGAGAACTGTTGTGATCGATGATAGTGGTGATGAGATGGACGTGGTTAAAGTTATTGATATCGAGAAAGAGGAAGGGGAGTTAGAGGAAGGGGAGATTGATTTGGATTCGGAGGGGAAGAGTGAGGGAGGAATGGTGAGCGTTGATACTGAGAAGAGGGTGAAGTCCATTCGTGAAGATTTGGAGAGTGTTAGTGTGATTAAAGATGACAA GTCATTTGAGGCAGTTTGTTTGAAACTGCATAACGCATTGGAGAGCTTGAAGGAACTGGTTAGGGTAAATGAAAATGGTTTTCCCTCAAAAGATAGTCTTGTTCGGTTGCTGTTCACTGCAATTGGAGCTGTTAATTCG TTTTTTAGCTCGATGaaccaaaaattaaaggagCAGAATAAGGGCGTGTTCATGAG GTTTCTTTCCCTTGTAAATAGCCATGATCCTTCGTTTTTCTCTCCTGAGCATACCAAAGAG ATTGAGCTCATGGTTTCCTCACTGGATTCTCATGATATTTTGTCAAGTTCAAGTGCTGGTGAAGAGAGAGAAACACAGGTTTCTGGTAAAGTGAATGAGAGGGATAATGATTCCTTATCGAAAACTGCAGGTTACGATTTGACTACTATGAATAGATTACCTTCTGCTGCTGAATCTTTTGTTCATAATAAGCCCAACTTTTCAATAGAACCTCCTAAACCAGGTGTACCTAGTTTTAAGAGTAGAGGAGTTTTGCTTCCTTTGCTCGACCTcaaaaaatttcatgatgaaGACAGTCTTCCTTCACCAACACGGGAAACAGCACCTTCTTTTCCTGTTCAAAGATTATTGCCTATTGGGGATGGAATGATTAGTTCTGGGTTGCCTGTGCCTAAGGTGGCCTCTTTCACAGAAGAGCCTAGAGTGCATCCCTATGAAACTGATGCACTCAAAGCTGTTTCAAGCTATcaacaaaaattcaatcttaattcttttttcacTAATGAACTTCCAAGCCCAACACCTTCGGAAGAATCTGGCAATGGGGATGGTGATACTGCTGGGGAAGTTTCTAGTTCATCAACTGTTAACTACAGAACTGTAAATCCACCTGTTTCAGATAGAAAAAGTGCTTCTccttctccaccaccaccaccaccaccacctcctcctcctcctccccacCTCAACAATTCGTGCATTCGTGTTGTTATCCCCACTAGGAATTCTGCACCAGTGAGTTCTGGGACTAGTTCAACCGTGAAAGCATCAGCAAAGAGCAGGGACCCTAGGCTTCGATATGTTAATACCGATGCCAGTGCTTTGGACCAGAACCAGTGTACCTTGCTGATGGTGAATAACCCACCTAGAGCGGAACCTTCTGGAGCAATAGCAGGTTCAAGGAAGCAGAAGATAGAGGAGGATGTTTTGGATGGTACTTTGTTGAAAAGGCAAAGAAATtcatttgataattttggtgtTGTTAGGGATATTAGAAGTATGACTGGAACTGGTGGCTGGTTAGAGGACACTGATATGGCTGAACCTCAAACTGTGAACAAAAATCAGTGGGCAGAGAATGCAGAACCTGGTCAAAGAATAAATAATGGAGTTGTTTGTCCTAGTACTGGTAGTGTTATGTCCAATGTGAGTTGTAGTGGCAATGTGCAGGTGCCAGTTATGGGAATTAACACCATTGCTGGAAGTGAACAGGCACCAGTGACAAGCACTACTACAGCATCCCTACCCGATTTATTAAAGGACATCACTGTGAATCCGACAATGTTGATAAATATACTTAAGATGGGACAACAACAGAGATTAGCATTAGATGGGCAGCAGAAGCTTGCTGATCCTGCAAAAAGTACATCACATCCTCCAAGTTCAAACTCGGTACTTGGAGCAATTCCTGAGGTGAATGCTGTTTCCTCACTGCCCTCAGGGATTTTGCCAAGATCTGCAGGAAAGGCCCAGGTTCCTTCTCAAATAGCTACAACG GACGAGTCAGGAAAAATTCGAATGAAACCACGAGATCCTCGTCGTGTTCTCCATAATAATGCACTCCAGAGGGCTGGGAGCTTGGGATccgaacaattcaaaacaacaaCCCTTACATCCACCACCCAAGGGACTAAAGATAATCAAAACTTGCAAAAACAAGAGGGGCTAGCAGAATTGAAGCCAGTTGTGCCACCTGATATTTCCTCGCCATTTACAAAGAGCTTGAAAAATATTGCTGATATTGTATCTGTTTCTCAAACATGTACAACTCCACCTTTTGTTTCTCAGAATGTTGCATCCCAACCTGTTCAAATTAAGTCAGACAGAGTGGATGGCAAAACTGGAATTTCAAATTCTGACCAGAAAATGGGACCTGCTTCATCTCCTGAAGTGGTTGCAGCAAGTTCTCTTTCACAGAACACTTGGGAAGATGTTGAGCATCTTTTTGAAGGGTATGATGACCAGCAAAAAGCTGctatacagagagagagagcaagaaggATAGAAGAACAGAAGAAACTATTTGCTGCACGCAAGCTCTGCCTTGTTTTGGATCTGGATCATACACTTCTCAATTCAGCCAAG TTTGTCGAAGTAGACCCTGTGCATGATGAGATTttgaggaaaaaagaagaacaagatcGTGAAAAGCCATACAGACATCTCTTTCGCTTTCCTCATATGGGGATGTGGACGAAATTGCGCCCTGGGATCTGGAATTTCTTAGAAAAG GCTAGTAAACTGTATGAGCTACATCTTTACACAATGGGAAACAAGTTATATGCTACAGAGATGGCTAAAGTGCTTGATCCAAAAGGGGTTTTGTTTGCTGGACGAGTTGTCTCCAGGGGTGATGATGGAGATCTGTTGGATGGTGATGAAAGGGTTCCCAAGAGCAAGGATCTTGAAGGGGTGTTGGGTATGGAGTCAGGTGTCGTTATCATAGATGATTCGTTGAGAGTGTGGCCCCATAACAAATTGAACTTGATAGTTGTAGAAAG GTATATTTATTTCCCTTGCAGTAGACGGCAGTTTGGGCTTCCTGGTCCTTCTCTTTTGGAGATTGACCATGATGAGAGACCAGAAGATGGAACTTTGGCATGCTCTTTAGCG gTTATTGAGAGAATACATCAAAACTTTTTCACCCATCATTCATTAGATGAAGCAGATGTAAGAAATATCCTTGCCTCAGAGCAGAGAAAAATTTTGGCTGGCTGTCGTATAGTTTTTAGTAGGGTGTTTCCAGTTGGTGAAGTCAACCCCCACCTTCATCCACTGTGGCAGTCAGCTGAACAGTTTGGTGCTGTCTGCACGAACCAGATAGATGAACAGGTTACTCATGTAGTTGCCAATTCCCTTGGGACTGATAAG GTGAATTGGGCTCTTTCCACGGGAAGATTCGTTGTCCATCCTGGCTG GGTGGAAGCATCAGCTTTGCTTTATCGAAGAGCAAATGAGCAAGATTTTGCCATTAAACCATAA